In one window of Nakamurella sp. PAMC28650 DNA:
- a CDS encoding BON domain-containing protein: MTGTLPRTDAQLRSAVIEELQWLSGIDSSQIDVSVEAGAVTLSGTVSTYPETLLAAKATLAVRGVTAIAQELTVRGPFAEGSDSDIARQAGEALQRSVNIPDTVRASVRDHILTLSGEVTWQYERDAACRAVNYISGVRHVKNAMTIRPGRLAVGIHADIVAALVRNARLDGEHITVTTNTRGLITLDGTVASLAERRQAEQVCWSAPGATEVANHLTIA, encoded by the coding sequence ATGACCGGAACACTGCCCAGGACCGATGCACAACTCAGATCCGCTGTCATCGAGGAGCTGCAATGGCTCTCGGGCATCGACAGCAGCCAGATCGACGTCTCGGTCGAGGCCGGGGCGGTCACCCTGAGCGGAACCGTGTCGACGTACCCGGAAACACTTCTGGCCGCCAAGGCCACGTTGGCAGTGCGGGGGGTGACGGCCATCGCCCAGGAACTCACCGTCCGCGGTCCGTTCGCCGAGGGATCCGATTCCGACATCGCACGGCAGGCCGGGGAGGCACTCCAACGCTCCGTGAACATCCCGGACACCGTCAGGGCGTCCGTTCGCGACCACATCCTGACGCTCTCCGGTGAAGTCACCTGGCAGTACGAACGAGACGCCGCCTGCCGGGCCGTGAACTACATCTCCGGAGTCCGGCACGTCAAGAACGCGATGACCATCCGGCCGGGCCGACTCGCCGTCGGCATCCACGCCGACATCGTGGCTGCGCTGGTGCGCAACGCCCGGTTGGACGGCGAGCACATCACCGTCACGACCAACACCCGCGGTCTGATCACCCTCGACGGCACGGTCGCCTCCCTGGCCGAACGACGTCAGGCCGAGCAGGTCTGCTGGTCCGCACCCGGTGCCACCGAGGTCGCCAACCACCTCACCATCGCGTGA
- a CDS encoding GAF domain-containing protein, protein MAEPVVSVPAPRSLSQSRLRDLTAEVENRVEDILVSNRGRMDGLLEAVLVVSSGLELDATLHQIVKAAAHLVGARYGALGVVGEDGLLTQFVHTGMDEATREAIGTLPIGHGVLGVVLEEAKPLRLEDLSMHPVSIGLPPHHPPMRSFLGVPIRARGEVFGRLYLTEKVDGLPFDEDDEVVLLALAAAAGIAVENARLYEEVRRRQRWLEAVGEITVELLDGTDAGEALRLIAARARELTGADSALIALPVMSAGRGGEVTELRVAVCDGMGGDHLSGLTLRMDDSTSGAVFRDRLPRNVTALAQSLPQDVGVDFGPALVLPLGTGESISGILMTIRRFGAAHFDDQQLQIAASFADQAALALQRAEIQTARTELVILSDRDRIARDLHDQVIQRLFAVGLAMHGTRRRAGTDDVRARLDDHIDQLHEVIQDIRTTIFDLNTEPSEMPTLRSILKKVIAELTADVALHVSVRMTGPLEVLPAALAEHAEAVVREAVSNVVQHANAGEVMITLSVDDDLVIAVSDDGVGLPAKVARSGLHNLNRRATESGGACSVARQDSGGTKLVWSAPLP, encoded by the coding sequence CTGGCCGAGCCCGTGGTGTCCGTGCCTGCCCCCCGGTCCCTGTCCCAGTCCAGGTTGCGCGACCTGACGGCCGAGGTGGAGAACCGGGTCGAGGACATCCTGGTCAGCAACCGCGGCCGGATGGACGGCCTGCTCGAGGCGGTGCTGGTGGTTTCCTCCGGGCTCGAACTGGATGCCACGCTGCATCAGATCGTCAAGGCCGCAGCACATCTGGTCGGTGCCCGCTACGGGGCTCTCGGTGTGGTGGGAGAGGACGGCCTGCTCACCCAATTCGTCCACACCGGGATGGACGAGGCGACCAGGGAAGCGATCGGGACCCTACCGATCGGTCACGGCGTTCTGGGCGTCGTGTTGGAGGAGGCGAAACCTCTGCGGCTGGAGGACCTCTCGATGCACCCGGTGTCCATCGGCCTTCCTCCCCACCATCCACCGATGCGGAGTTTCCTCGGTGTGCCCATCCGGGCCCGGGGTGAGGTCTTCGGGCGGCTCTACCTGACCGAGAAGGTCGACGGGCTTCCCTTCGACGAGGACGACGAGGTCGTGCTGCTCGCGCTCGCGGCTGCGGCCGGTATCGCGGTGGAGAATGCCCGACTGTACGAAGAGGTGCGCCGCCGCCAGCGTTGGCTCGAGGCCGTCGGTGAGATCACGGTCGAACTGCTCGACGGAACGGACGCCGGTGAGGCCCTGCGGTTGATCGCGGCCCGGGCCCGGGAACTGACCGGTGCCGACTCGGCGTTGATCGCACTGCCCGTGATGTCGGCCGGGCGCGGCGGGGAGGTGACCGAACTCAGGGTGGCGGTCTGCGACGGCATGGGCGGGGATCACCTGAGCGGGCTCACCCTCCGGATGGACGATTCGACCTCGGGTGCTGTCTTCCGGGATCGCCTGCCGCGTAACGTCACCGCGCTGGCCCAGTCCCTCCCGCAGGACGTCGGCGTCGACTTCGGACCGGCACTGGTGCTGCCCCTGGGTACCGGAGAATCCATCTCCGGCATTCTGATGACCATCCGCCGGTTCGGGGCTGCGCACTTCGACGACCAGCAACTCCAGATCGCCGCCTCCTTCGCCGACCAGGCGGCACTGGCCCTGCAACGTGCCGAGATCCAAACGGCACGAACGGAACTGGTGATCCTGTCCGACCGGGACCGGATCGCCAGAGATCTGCACGATCAGGTGATCCAGCGACTGTTTGCCGTCGGCCTCGCGATGCACGGGACACGGCGCCGGGCGGGCACCGACGACGTCAGGGCCCGTCTGGACGACCACATCGACCAACTGCACGAGGTCATCCAGGACATCCGGACCACCATCTTCGACCTCAACACCGAACCGTCCGAGATGCCGACCTTGCGCTCCATCCTGAAGAAGGTGATCGCGGAGCTGACCGCCGATGTGGCCCTGCATGTCTCGGTGCGGATGACGGGTCCTCTCGAGGTGTTGCCGGCCGCCCTCGCCGAGCATGCCGAGGCGGTGGTCAGGGAAGCCGTCAGCAATGTCGTCCAACACGCCAACGCCGGCGAGGTGATGATCACGCTGTCGGTGGACGACGACCTGGTCATCGCGGTCAGCGACGACGGTGTCGGCCTACCGGCCAAGGTGGCCCGCAGCGGACTGCACAACCTCAACCGCCGGGCCACCGAGTCCGGTGGCGCATGCAGCGTCGCCCGTCAGGACAGTGGTGGCACGAAGCTCGTGTGGTCGGCACCGTTGCCCTGA
- a CDS encoding response regulator transcription factor, with the protein MLQVFLVDDHEVVRRGVADLIEDEEDMTVVGQAATVSQALARVPALRPDVVLLDVRLPDGNGIELCRELKSRMPLLNCLMLTSFTDEQAMMDAILAGAGGYIIKDIKGMELLSAVRTVGAGKSLLDNRAAAALMRRLREGVKEPGPLAGLTEQERTVLDLVGEGMTNRQIAERMYLAEKTVKNYVSRLLAKLGMERRTQVAVLATELRDSSRY; encoded by the coding sequence GTGCTGCAAGTTTTCCTGGTCGATGATCACGAGGTGGTCCGCAGGGGTGTGGCGGACCTGATCGAGGACGAGGAGGACATGACCGTCGTCGGCCAGGCGGCCACCGTTTCGCAGGCGTTGGCCAGGGTGCCGGCCCTCCGGCCCGATGTGGTGCTGCTGGACGTCCGGCTTCCGGATGGGAACGGCATCGAGCTCTGCCGCGAGCTGAAGTCCAGGATGCCCCTGCTGAACTGCCTGATGCTGACGTCCTTCACCGACGAGCAGGCGATGATGGACGCGATCCTGGCGGGGGCGGGCGGCTACATCATCAAGGACATCAAAGGGATGGAACTGCTGTCGGCCGTCCGCACGGTCGGAGCCGGGAAGTCGCTGCTGGACAATCGGGCGGCCGCGGCTCTGATGCGGCGACTGCGTGAGGGGGTCAAGGAGCCGGGTCCACTGGCTGGACTGACCGAACAGGAGCGGACCGTGCTGGATCTGGTCGGTGAAGGCATGACGAACCGACAGATCGCGGAGCGGATGTATCTGGCCGAGAAGACCGTCAAGAACTACGTTTCCAGGCTGCTGGCCAAACTGGGAATGGAGAGACGGACCCAGGTGGCGGTGCTCGCGACCGAACTCCGTGACTCTTCGCGGTACTGA
- a CDS encoding zinc-dependent alcohol dehydrogenase family protein yields MQAWVVARCAPIDEGPLRRVERDLAEPGPGQVRVAVTCCGVCRTDLHLAEGDLPPRRPSVVPGHEVVGRVTAQGAGSVRFAVGDRVGVPWFAGADGSCRYCRRGDENLCSSSTFTGWDHDGGYADAILVDQQFAYRLPDAIEDEQAAPLLCAGIIGYRSLRATRMPAGGALGIYGFGGSAHLTAQIALHQGLRVHVLTRGEHNRRLAQELGVDSVGEQADAPPEPLDGAILFAPAGELVPVALRALDAGGTLAVAGIWLSAIPPLDYAGELFRERRLRSVTANTRRDGEEFLQLAERFKIRATTSAYPMAEAPRALSDLAHGRFGGAAVLHN; encoded by the coding sequence ATGCAAGCCTGGGTGGTAGCGCGCTGCGCACCGATCGACGAGGGGCCCCTGCGGCGCGTGGAGCGGGACCTGGCCGAGCCGGGACCCGGGCAGGTGCGGGTCGCCGTGACCTGCTGCGGGGTCTGCCGTACCGACCTGCACCTGGCCGAGGGCGACCTGCCCCCGCGCCGCCCGTCGGTCGTGCCCGGACACGAGGTGGTCGGCCGGGTCACGGCGCAGGGGGCCGGGTCCGTCCGGTTCGCCGTGGGCGACCGGGTGGGTGTTCCGTGGTTTGCCGGCGCCGACGGGAGCTGTCGATATTGCCGACGTGGCGACGAGAACCTTTGCTCATCATCGACTTTCACAGGATGGGACCATGATGGGGGCTACGCCGACGCCATCCTGGTCGACCAGCAATTTGCCTACCGACTGCCGGATGCCATCGAGGACGAGCAGGCCGCTCCGCTGCTGTGCGCCGGCATCATCGGGTACCGGTCCCTGCGCGCGACCCGGATGCCGGCCGGCGGCGCGCTGGGAATCTACGGGTTCGGTGGCAGCGCCCACCTCACCGCCCAGATCGCCCTCCACCAGGGTCTCAGGGTGCATGTGCTGACCCGCGGCGAGCACAACCGCCGGTTGGCGCAGGAACTCGGGGTCGATTCTGTCGGAGAGCAGGCCGATGCACCCCCGGAGCCGCTCGACGGCGCGATCCTGTTCGCCCCGGCCGGTGAATTGGTACCGGTCGCATTGCGGGCCCTGGACGCCGGCGGAACGTTGGCCGTGGCCGGAATCTGGCTGTCGGCCATACCGCCGCTGGACTACGCCGGCGAACTGTTCCGGGAACGACGCCTGCGCAGTGTGACCGCGAACACCCGGCGGGACGGCGAGGAATTCCTGCAACTGGCCGAGCGGTTCAAGATCCGCGCAACCACCAGCGCCTACCCGATGGCCGAGGCACCCAGAGCGCTCTCCGATCTTGCCCATGGCCGGTTCGGCGGCGCCGCCGTGCTGCACAACTAG
- a CDS encoding aldehyde dehydrogenase family protein → MTTYLEPPLVSGPVTPAPPAGTVYARPGTAGSIVPLRTRYENFIGGEWRAPTKRNYAVDLAPATGLPIAEFARSTVEDIDLAVAAATRAFPAWAATTTTDRAAVLNAIADQLQAHLEQIAVLESWENGKPVRETLGADIPLAIDHFRYFAAAIRTQQGSIKKLSANLVSYHFFEPIGVVAQIIPWNFPILMAAWKLAPALAAGNTVVLKPASATPISILYVMELIQDILPPGVINIVNGSGAALGRPLVEHDGVGKVAFTGSTSTGREIMGYAIKNIIPSTMELGGKSPNVFFDDVARYRDDFYTKAIEGFTMFALNKGEICSCPSRALLQNGLVNGDFLHDAVDRVKRIVVGDPLDTATEMGPQNSLDQMEKIGVYLKLGPQEGAKVLTGGAPAEMSGDLAGGYFIQPTVFQGTNDMRVFQEEIFGPVVTVASFGDYDDAIGIANDTIYGLGSGVWSRDTDLTYRASQDIKAGRVWVNTYNQYPAGAGFGGYKQSGYGRETDQQTLSNYQEVKNVLSNHDPKALGFFV, encoded by the coding sequence ATGACGACCTACCTGGAACCTCCCCTGGTCAGCGGCCCGGTCACTCCGGCACCGCCCGCCGGCACCGTCTACGCCCGACCGGGCACGGCCGGGAGCATCGTGCCCCTGCGCACGAGGTACGAGAACTTCATCGGCGGCGAATGGCGAGCACCGACCAAGCGGAACTACGCCGTCGACCTCGCGCCGGCCACCGGCCTGCCGATCGCAGAATTCGCCCGCTCCACGGTCGAGGACATCGACCTGGCCGTCGCAGCGGCGACCAGGGCATTTCCGGCCTGGGCCGCCACCACCACGACCGACCGGGCGGCCGTGCTGAATGCGATCGCCGATCAACTCCAGGCCCACCTGGAACAGATCGCCGTGTTGGAATCCTGGGAGAACGGAAAGCCCGTCCGCGAGACCCTGGGAGCGGACATTCCCTTGGCCATCGACCATTTCCGGTACTTCGCGGCCGCCATCCGTACCCAGCAGGGCAGCATCAAGAAGCTGTCGGCCAACCTCGTCTCCTACCACTTCTTCGAGCCGATCGGCGTGGTCGCCCAGATCATCCCGTGGAATTTCCCGATTCTGATGGCCGCCTGGAAGCTGGCCCCGGCACTGGCCGCGGGCAACACGGTGGTGCTAAAACCCGCGAGTGCCACCCCGATCTCGATCCTGTACGTGATGGAACTGATCCAGGACATCCTGCCCCCGGGCGTCATCAACATCGTCAACGGGAGCGGGGCAGCTCTCGGCCGACCGCTGGTAGAGCACGACGGGGTCGGCAAGGTCGCGTTCACCGGATCCACCTCGACCGGTCGCGAGATCATGGGCTACGCCATCAAGAACATCATTCCCTCCACGATGGAACTGGGCGGCAAATCGCCGAACGTCTTCTTCGACGACGTCGCCCGCTACCGGGATGACTTCTACACGAAGGCAATCGAGGGCTTCACCATGTTCGCCCTCAACAAGGGCGAAATCTGCTCCTGCCCCTCGCGTGCACTGCTGCAGAACGGCCTCGTCAACGGAGACTTCCTGCACGACGCCGTCGACCGGGTGAAGCGCATCGTGGTCGGCGACCCACTGGACACCGCCACCGAGATGGGCCCGCAGAACAGCCTGGACCAGATGGAGAAGATCGGCGTCTACCTCAAGCTCGGTCCGCAGGAGGGCGCGAAGGTCCTCACCGGCGGAGCGCCCGCAGAGATGTCGGGCGACCTGGCGGGCGGCTACTTCATCCAGCCGACGGTCTTCCAGGGGACGAACGACATGCGGGTCTTCCAGGAGGAGATCTTCGGCCCGGTCGTCACGGTGGCGTCCTTCGGCGACTACGACGACGCCATCGGCATTGCCAACGACACCATCTACGGGCTCGGCTCCGGCGTGTGGAGCCGCGACACAGACCTGACCTATCGGGCCAGCCAGGACATCAAGGCCGGACGCGTCTGGGTCAATACCTACAACCAGTACCCGGCTGGCGCCGGGTTCGGCGGCTACAAGCAGTCCGGATATGGCCGCGAAACGGATCAGCAGACCCTCAGCAACTACCAGGAGGTCAAGAACGTGCTGTCGAACCACGACCCGAAGGCGCTCGGCTTCTTCGTCTGA
- a CDS encoding mechanosensitive ion channel family protein has product MGTWARGNGLQIVLLVLGSILLGRMVRWTSTRITERIDARSDGDDALVKSEAAKHRHVLAQVISWTVLVVVYAIAGVLVIELLGVPLAGFVAPATVIGVALGFGAQRVVQDLLTGFFVIAERQYGFGDLIRMSVIGVPVPVLGTVEDVTLRVTTVRSTNGEVVITPNGQIVQVTNLSRDWARAVIDVPVPATADVTKVSELLRQVGLAAFADRELQPLLLDAPTVMGVESLEVDQFKIRLVARTLPGKQFEVGRALRMRITGTLSQAGINLPAALDTSALDTSAPDAVALDAATPVTTS; this is encoded by the coding sequence ATGGGTACCTGGGCCAGGGGCAACGGACTGCAGATCGTGCTGCTGGTCCTGGGGTCGATCCTGCTCGGACGGATGGTCAGGTGGACTTCGACCAGGATCACCGAGCGAATCGACGCTCGTAGCGACGGTGACGACGCGCTCGTCAAGTCCGAGGCGGCGAAGCATCGACACGTGTTGGCACAGGTGATTTCCTGGACGGTGCTGGTCGTCGTCTACGCCATCGCGGGCGTGCTCGTGATCGAGCTCCTCGGTGTCCCGTTGGCCGGATTCGTCGCGCCCGCCACGGTCATCGGGGTGGCGCTGGGATTCGGAGCCCAACGTGTGGTGCAGGACCTGCTGACCGGATTCTTCGTGATCGCCGAGCGCCAGTACGGCTTCGGTGACCTGATCCGCATGTCGGTCATCGGAGTCCCGGTGCCGGTGCTGGGCACCGTGGAGGACGTCACCCTGCGGGTCACCACCGTCCGGTCGACCAACGGCGAGGTGGTCATCACCCCCAACGGCCAGATCGTGCAGGTGACGAATCTGTCCCGGGACTGGGCCAGGGCCGTCATCGATGTGCCGGTCCCCGCAACCGCGGACGTGACCAAGGTCAGTGAGCTGCTCCGACAGGTCGGGCTGGCGGCGTTCGCGGACCGCGAGCTGCAACCGCTCCTGTTGGATGCGCCGACGGTGATGGGCGTCGAGTCGCTGGAAGTCGACCAGTTCAAGATTCGACTCGTGGCGAGAACGCTTCCGGGTAAACAGTTCGAGGTCGGCCGCGCGCTGCGGATGCGCATCACCGGAACTCTATCGCAGGCGGGCATCAACCTGCCTGCCGCGTTGGACACGAGTGCGTTGGACACCAGTGCGCCGGACGCGGT